The genomic stretch TGTAGGAGAAAGCATTTCTCTCATACCCGGACCACCCTTAGGACCTTCGTAACGGATAACAACAACATCACCGGCAACAATCTTACCGGCTAGGATAGCGTCATTTGCTTCTTCTTCACTGTTGAATACTCTTGCAGGACCTGTGTGTTGCATCATTTCAGGAGCAACTGCACCCTGTTTAACAACTGCACCTTCAGGAGCAAGGTTGCCCTTAAGGATAGCAATACCACCGTCTTGACGAAGTGGATTATCTACTGTGTGGATAATTTCACCGTCAGCATCCTTAGCATTTGCAATTCTGTCACCAACAGTACCCATAACAGTTAGGCAATCTGTGTTGATGATACCCTTCTTAGAAAGTTCCTTCATAACTGCTGGGATACCACCCTTTTCGTTAAGGTCAGTAATGAAGATTTTACCGGCTGGGTTTAACTTACAAATCTGAGGAGTTTTCTTAGAAATCTCATCAATTACTTCAATGTTTACAGGAATATCAGCCTCATAAGCAATAGCTAGTAGGTGAAGAACTGTATTTGAAGAACAACCAAGAGCCATTTCACAAGTTAGAGCATTTTCAAAACTCTTCTTTGTGATAATATCCTTTGGTCTAATATCATTTTCTAGTAGGTACATAACTCTTTCACCGGCAGTCTTAGCAAGTCTTCTACGACCGGCATATACAGCTGGGATTGTACCGTTAAATGGAAGACCCATACCGATAGCTTCTGTTAGGCAGTTCATTGAGTTGGCTGTGTACATACCTGAACAAGAACCACAAGTTGGACAACAACTGTCCTCATATTCGGCAAGTTCTTTTTCTGTAATCTTACCACTTGCACAAGCACCAACATACTCAAACATTTC from Ruminococcus bovis encodes the following:
- the ilvD gene encoding dihydroxy-acid dehydratase, with product MRSDLIKKGPTRAPHRSLLKAMGITESEMKKPFVAVVSAKSDYIPGHKHLDDIAEEVKAGIRNAGGVPFEFNTIGVCDGIAMNHKGMKYSLCSREIIADSIEIMLTAHPLDAVVFIPNCDKIVPGMLIAACRMNLPSVFVSGGPMLPGEKDGVRYGLSEMFEYVGACASGKITEKELAEYEDSCCPTCGSCSGMYTANSMNCLTEAIGMGLPFNGTIPAVYAGRRRLAKTAGERVMYLLENDIRPKDIITKKSFENALTCEMALGCSSNTVLHLLAIAYEADIPVNIEVIDEISKKTPQICKLNPAGKIFITDLNEKGGIPAVMKELSKKGIINTDCLTVMGTVGDRIANAKDADGEIIHTVDNPLRQDGGIAILKGNLAPEGAVVKQGAVAPEMMQHTGPARVFNSEEEANDAILAGKIVAGDVVVIRYEGPKGGPGMREMLSPTSAIAGAGLDKEVALITDGRFSGATRGASIGHICPEAAAGGLIGLVEEGDSITVDITNRTLTLNVADDVLAERKKNFKMPEKELSGYLKRYSKLVTSASQGAVFEK